The Pontibacillus halophilus JSM 076056 = DSM 19796 genome segment TGGAACAAGCAGATTACCTTCAGCGCATTCGTTCTAAAGAAGATGAACGAGTGGTTGTGGTTACGTTGACAGAGAAAGGTCGCGCTGCACGGAAACAAGCGAACGATATTCCTCATTTATTGCTTGACCATATTGATGTTGACCCAGATGAATTGTCTCAAATGAAGGGAACGCTCATGAAAGTGTTGCAGTCGGTTCATGTGAAGAATGGAGATACGAAAGCATAGAAAGAGCCGCAGTTTACACTGCGGCTCTTTCATTGTGTGTTAGATTAAATTCTATTTCATACGGCAAGGTCCATATTCAAGATTCATTACTTCGCTAAGTCACGCCAAACTAATGCTTCCTTCTCTACTTGTTGAACGAATTCGTGCTTCCCTCTTATGTAACCATCCATATCATAAGGATATTTCTCGGCTAGCTGTCGCTTTAATGTTGAGTAGTCATGTTGGATGGTAGGATGCGCTGCGATGTAATCGCGGAAGGCTAAATGTCTTGTGATTTCAGCGCTTCCTTCTTCGTAGATGTGAACATGATGGGTTCGTCTTTCTTCATCCCCTTTTAGAAAGAAGCGTCGTCCAGGAAGTCCGTATTCCCCTCTTGCCACGTAGCCAAGTTCCTTCATTGAAGCGACTCGCGCGTCCACTTCTTCTATCTTTCTAACGACTGGGAGAAGATCGATAATTGGCTTTCCGGCTAAGCCAGGGATAGACGTACTGCCAATATGATGGATGGCTACTACCTGCTCGCCGAGCGCGCCCCTTATCTGCGCGGCTTCTTCATGGAACTTCTGCTTCCATTCTTCCTGATAAGCGTATACTTCTACCTTTCTCTTGTTACCTACACTAGACATTCTTTCCATTACTTGTTCCGCTCCCACATACTGTCCATCTTCCCATACTAACTTGTACACATCAGGCATCTTCAACGATTGCCAAAAGGAGTAGTGATACTGATTGTCAAAGTAATTCATCATTAACGTCATCAAGTTCCCGTGCGTCCCTACCACGATCGTTTGACCTTTATAACGTTCGAGCAGACCATTAAGTGCCTCGACCCCACGCAATTGGGCCTCAACATTTGACTCGTCCCCCTCCCATGAAAAGGTGTCATCTGCCCACACCGCTTCCATCGCTGCTTGGAAATCGTCTACAGCATTATAAGCGAGGCGTCGCTCTTTGAAGGCTTCCACCTCTAATATGCCAAGATTCCGCTGATGCGCAGTTCCTTCTATAGTTTCGATTGCACGGGAATAGGGGCTAGACACGACAACATCGACTGGGACTTCGGCAAACAAGCTCGTAATACGAGAAGCTTGCTCCCTTCCTTCCTGGGACAAAGGCCTTTCTCGTTCATCAGGGGTATAAATGGAGTGGGCATGGCGAACGAAATAGACGATGGTTTTCATTAGCTTCATTCCTCACATCTTTCTCTAATGTCTTTGACATAATGCCTCACGCCTTGATAAGAGACAGACGGGTATTGAAAGAAGGTTTCCAACTCTCTCATAAGCTCTTCCATTACAGAATACGCTTCAAATAATGCATCCCACTGTTCAGCATAATCAGCACCCGCGTATGTCCCTTTCACCTGCGACCATCTTTCTTTCGGAAGGAACCACTCTAAATATTTCCCTTCCTTCCCTACATTAACTTGAAATTGGTGCAGCGTCCCAACAAACCAACCGAGCATGCGATTCAACATAGCACGTACTGGTCCTTCCATCATCGCCTTGGCATAAGGAAGCTCTTTGCGGGCTAGCCCTTTGGCTACATACGTACTCACCCACCAGAATTCATTCACCGTCTGTTCATAGAATTTAGCACTTGGAGGTTGAACATAGTAACTTTCTTCTGATGGTTGTACTGAGGTTAGAAACTGCTCGTCTTTATCAAGCAGCACCTTCGTCAGCGAATCTTTAAGAAATCGTTCACTTGCTAAAGGAAGCGGTACCAGCGTTAAGTCAATGCGATTCCCATCCTCAAACAACATTAAATAAGAAAAAGGACGTTCTTCAGAAGGAACGTCCACTCCAAAGGTTTCTGGCATTTGAGTAATAATTCGTTCA includes the following:
- a CDS encoding aminoglycoside 6-adenylyltransferase, with the protein product MRTEEEVMGLIKNVGAEDERIRAVWLNGSRVNPNVKSDVFQDYDVVFVVDQLPPFLEATDWINVFGERIITQMPETFGVDVPSEERPFSYLMLFEDGNRIDLTLVPLPLASERFLKDSLTKVLLDKDEQFLTSVQPSEESYYVQPPSAKFYEQTVNEFWWVSTYVAKGLARKELPYAKAMMEGPVRAMLNRMLGWFVGTLHQFQVNVGKEGKYLEWFLPKERWSQVKGTYAGADYAEQWDALFEAYSVMEELMRELETFFQYPSVSYQGVRHYVKDIRERCEE
- a CDS encoding GrpB family protein, whose product is MERMSSVGNKRKVEVYAYQEEWKQKFHEEAAQIRGALGEQVVAIHHIGSTSIPGLAGKPIIDLLPVVRKIEEVDARVASMKELGYVARGEYGLPGRRFFLKGDEERRTHHVHIYEEGSAEITRHLAFRDYIAAHPTIQHDYSTLKRQLAEKYPYDMDGYIRGKHEFVQQVEKEALVWRDLAK
- a CDS encoding MarR family winged helix-turn-helix transcriptional regulator — translated: MADEHLRLENQLCFSVYATAREITKLYRPLLEELNVTYPQYLVLLVLWEEDRLTVKELGHRLYLDSGTLTPMLKRMEQADYLQRIRSKEDERVVVVTLTEKGRAARKQANDIPHLLLDHIDVDPDELSQMKGTLMKVLQSVHVKNGDTKA